In Hyphomicrobiales bacterium, a single window of DNA contains:
- a CDS encoding trimethylamine methyltransferase family protein, producing the protein MESAPRRRRAISGQAQATAPRAPYIDRKLGTFNVLGEEGLALIEGNADLILKDTGMDFTGDPEILDVFRDAGCDVQGERVRFEPGFCRRTIQATAPKEFVQQARNPANSVKLGGNGTVLCPSWGPPFVHDLDRGRRYASHDDFKKLVKLHHTLPWLHHSGGVVCEPVDLPANKRHLDMLYAHIRWSDRAFMGAFIGAERAGHAIDMARILFGEEHVARNPVLYCVSNTNAPLVLDSHMSGALKTYARANQPVACTPWVLTGAMSPTTVAGTLAQVLAEATACLALVQLINPGAPCLMGSFASTMSMQSGAPTFGTPEAGLMVLAAGQLARRLGVPLHTVGTLSASKLPDAQSQQEATWGLLMSMFAGANLINHATGWLEGGLVTSFEKTMIDADLCGKVARFFDGIDLSENAQAMAAIAATGPGQHFLGSDHTRANFMSALFRPLTPDNNSFEQWSAEGSRDAASRANTLWKKQLESYEDPGLDPAIDAALQDYIARRKAEKPDMNYF; encoded by the coding sequence ATGGAGTCAGCCCCGCGGCGCAGGCGCGCAATATCCGGACAGGCGCAGGCCACGGCGCCGCGTGCGCCCTATATTGATCGCAAGCTCGGCACTTTCAACGTGCTGGGTGAAGAAGGTCTGGCACTCATCGAAGGCAATGCCGATCTCATTCTCAAGGACACGGGCATGGATTTCACCGGCGACCCGGAAATCCTCGACGTGTTCCGTGATGCGGGCTGCGACGTGCAGGGCGAGCGCGTGCGCTTCGAGCCGGGCTTCTGCCGCCGCACCATTCAGGCCACGGCGCCCAAGGAATTCGTGCAGCAGGCCCGCAATCCAGCCAATTCGGTGAAGCTCGGCGGCAATGGTACGGTGCTGTGCCCCTCTTGGGGACCGCCCTTCGTGCACGACCTCGACCGTGGGCGGCGATATGCCAGCCATGATGATTTCAAGAAGCTGGTGAAGCTGCATCACACGCTACCCTGGTTGCATCACTCCGGTGGCGTGGTGTGCGAGCCGGTGGACCTTCCCGCCAACAAGCGTCATCTCGATATGCTCTACGCCCACATCCGCTGGTCGGACCGGGCCTTCATGGGAGCCTTCATCGGCGCGGAGCGGGCAGGACATGCCATCGACATGGCCCGCATCCTGTTCGGCGAAGAACATGTGGCCCGGAACCCTGTGCTCTATTGCGTCTCGAACACCAATGCGCCGCTGGTGCTCGACTCGCACATGTCCGGAGCACTGAAGACTTACGCGCGCGCCAACCAGCCCGTGGCCTGCACACCGTGGGTTCTCACGGGTGCCATGAGCCCGACAACCGTCGCCGGGACATTGGCGCAGGTGCTGGCGGAGGCCACGGCCTGCCTCGCGCTCGTGCAACTGATCAATCCTGGTGCGCCGTGCCTCATGGGCAGCTTTGCATCCACCATGTCGATGCAGTCGGGAGCGCCCACCTTCGGCACGCCGGAAGCAGGATTGATGGTTCTGGCGGCGGGCCAACTGGCGCGCCGGCTGGGCGTGCCGCTGCATACGGTTGGAACTTTGTCAGCATCGAAGTTGCCCGATGCGCAAAGCCAGCAGGAGGCGACGTGGGGCTTGCTCATGTCGATGTTTGCGGGCGCCAATCTCATCAACCATGCCACGGGCTGGCTGGAGGGTGGGCTGGTCACGTCCTTCGAAAAGACGATGATCGATGCGGATCTGTGCGGCAAGGTTGCGCGTTTCTTCGATGGCATCGACTTGTCGGAGAATGCGCAAGCCATGGCGGCAATTGCAGCGACAGGGCCGGGCCAGCACTTTCTCGGCAGCGATCATACGCGCGCCAACTTCATGTCGGCGCTGTTCCGCCCGCTCACGCCCGACAACAATTCCTTCGAACAGTGGAGCGCTGAAGGGTCGCGGGACGCGGCGTCGCGCGCCAATACGCTGTGGAAGAAACAGCTTGAGTCGTACGAGGATCCGGGGCTGGATCCCGCCATCGACGCGGCGCTGCAGGACTACATCGCGCGCCGCAAGGCCGAGAAACCGGACATGAATTACTTCTGA
- a CDS encoding FAD-dependent oxidoreductase, producing the protein MGRIIIIGGGAVGLSVAYHLACRGERDVVLLERNQLTSGTSWHAAGIVGPLRATAAMTQIASHALTLFPQLEAETGMSTGYRRTGGYWLARKPERMDELQRICAVGRHMGLTPDIITPDQVAIPQLALGNHVGALMVPEDANVNPVDLCMAYARAAKTRGVTLREGVGVTRILRNGAQVTGVALADGSTIDAEKIVLCAGAWSKSLADDIGLALPLQPVEHMYIVTEPVPGLPHPFPVVRDLDTGIYVKGDAGRLVIGGFEPHAKCWNPNGPESNRAFLELPEDWEQFTPFMEAALALVPVLAETGIQRFMNGPESFTADTRPLLGAAPHLDGLFVAAGMNSVGIMSSAGIGKVLADWVIAGEAPSDLWGIDIARVDPLTASPAHMAARMEEAVADLFALHWPFKQPKAGRDLRSSALHEHWAAQGAVFGLTAGWERGIWYARSDDEHSLPYAVGAQPWYPIAVREAAEMKEGAALIDLSPFTKIDVTGADALLLLQATATANIDVAVGRAVYTFFLNDRGGIEADVTVTRLGDDHFRVVSGAATRQKDLAFLRRAAMGRNVLLHDITEDHCVIGVMGAASRSILATLSNDNWSSFAFSTARPVTVAGIRCLATRLSFVGELGWELMIPAAEAGAVFDALIIAGARPLGHYALDACRIEKGYRHWGHDLGPDITPLEAGLSFTIDWSKDFRGRNALLHLRSMGVGRRMVLFNVEGHPLMLHDEPIFENRRGVGMTTSGARGARTGLTLALGVVDIAEGETLAQTCARSFSIRVAGQDHAAKVLAKPPFDPAGERMNA; encoded by the coding sequence ATGGGCAGGATCATCATCATCGGTGGCGGTGCCGTGGGTCTCAGCGTGGCATACCATCTCGCCTGCCGCGGCGAACGGGACGTGGTTCTGCTCGAACGCAACCAGCTGACGTCCGGCACAAGCTGGCATGCGGCAGGGATCGTGGGCCCACTGCGCGCCACGGCAGCGATGACGCAGATCGCGTCGCATGCGCTCACACTCTTTCCGCAGTTGGAAGCCGAGACCGGGATGAGCACCGGCTACCGGCGCACTGGTGGCTACTGGCTGGCGCGGAAGCCCGAGCGCATGGATGAATTGCAACGCATCTGCGCCGTGGGCCGCCACATGGGACTGACACCGGATATCATCACGCCGGACCAAGTCGCCATTCCGCAACTGGCGCTTGGCAACCATGTGGGCGCACTGATGGTGCCGGAAGATGCCAACGTCAATCCGGTGGACCTATGCATGGCCTATGCGCGGGCCGCGAAGACTCGTGGCGTCACGCTCCGCGAGGGCGTTGGGGTGACACGCATCCTGCGCAATGGGGCGCAGGTGACGGGCGTGGCGCTCGCCGATGGCAGCACCATTGATGCGGAGAAGATCGTGCTCTGTGCGGGCGCATGGTCGAAGTCTCTCGCCGATGACATCGGCCTTGCGCTGCCGCTTCAGCCGGTGGAGCACATGTACATTGTGACGGAGCCCGTTCCCGGCCTGCCCCACCCGTTCCCCGTGGTGCGGGATCTTGATACCGGCATCTATGTGAAGGGCGATGCCGGCCGCCTGGTGATCGGCGGCTTCGAGCCCCATGCAAAATGCTGGAACCCCAATGGCCCGGAAAGCAATCGCGCCTTTCTGGAACTGCCGGAGGACTGGGAACAATTCACGCCCTTCATGGAAGCGGCCCTGGCTCTTGTCCCGGTGCTGGCGGAGACGGGCATTCAGCGCTTCATGAACGGGCCCGAAAGTTTCACCGCCGACACGCGGCCGCTGTTGGGTGCGGCCCCTCATCTTGATGGGTTATTCGTGGCGGCGGGGATGAACTCCGTCGGCATCATGAGTTCCGCCGGCATCGGCAAGGTTCTGGCGGACTGGGTGATCGCTGGCGAAGCGCCCAGCGACCTATGGGGCATCGATATCGCGCGCGTTGATCCCCTCACGGCTTCGCCAGCGCACATGGCGGCGCGCATGGAGGAGGCGGTGGCGGATCTCTTCGCGCTGCACTGGCCTTTCAAGCAGCCCAAGGCGGGGCGTGACCTGCGCAGCTCGGCGCTGCATGAGCACTGGGCTGCACAAGGCGCCGTGTTCGGCCTCACCGCCGGATGGGAGCGCGGCATCTGGTATGCGCGCAGCGATGACGAGCACTCCCTGCCCTACGCTGTGGGTGCGCAACCGTGGTACCCAATAGCCGTGCGCGAGGCGGCGGAGATGAAAGAGGGTGCTGCCCTCATTGACCTCTCGCCGTTCACCAAGATCGACGTCACGGGTGCGGATGCCTTGCTCCTCCTGCAGGCGACAGCCACCGCCAACATTGACGTTGCGGTGGGCCGCGCTGTCTACACGTTCTTCCTCAACGACCGCGGCGGCATCGAAGCCGACGTCACGGTGACACGGCTCGGTGACGATCATTTCCGTGTCGTCTCCGGCGCGGCCACGCGGCAGAAGGACCTGGCCTTCCTGCGCCGCGCCGCGATGGGGCGGAACGTACTGCTTCACGACATCACCGAGGACCATTGCGTCATCGGCGTGATGGGAGCTGCATCGCGCTCCATTCTTGCAACGCTTTCCAACGACAACTGGAGCAGTTTCGCGTTTTCGACGGCACGGCCGGTGACTGTCGCGGGCATCCGTTGCCTGGCCACGCGATTGAGCTTCGTGGGTGAGTTGGGCTGGGAGCTGATGATCCCTGCTGCAGAAGCAGGCGCGGTGTTCGATGCCCTCATCATCGCAGGCGCGCGGCCCCTCGGGCACTACGCGCTGGATGCCTGCCGGATCGAGAAGGGCTATCGCCATTGGGGACACGACCTCGGGCCGGACATTACGCCGCTCGAGGCAGGACTTTCCTTCACCATTGACTGGTCCAAGGACTTCCGGGGGCGGAACGCGCTGCTGCATCTCCGCTCCATGGGCGTCGGGCGGCGCATGGTGCTGTTCAATGTGGAGGGTCATCCGCTGATGCTGCATGACGAACCCATCTTCGAGAACCGCCGGGGTGTGGGGATGACGACATCGGGCGCGCGCGGTGCCCGCACCGGACTGACGCTGGCCCTGGGCGTTGTGGACATCGCGGAAGGCGAGACGCTGGCGCAAACCTGCGCGCGGTCCTTCAGCATCCGCGTGGCAGGACAAGATCATGCGGCGAAAGTGCTGGCGAAGCCGCCCTTCGACCCCGCAGGCGAAAGGATGAATGCGTGA
- a CDS encoding aspartate aminotransferase family protein, with product MTGHPLHTDWSLAGTAERRTRYYAASQQKFVPFKDPLVFTKGSMQYLWDSEGKKYTDLLGMNVCVSVGHAHPTVVKAAMEQAQALTHCTTMFYHPVPAHFAEELAATMPKGQDWVVHFTNSGSEAIDLAMVMARTYTGHLDLLALRTAYHGPTSAAQSITGIAAFRHPGMPGNVAFVAEPNQYRGEFGPGAAPYLDDIERAIATATTGKVAGIFVESVQGYGGIVEMPKGYMSGAAERVRAAGGLYIADEVQSGFGRTGDHMWGFEVDGVIPDIVVMAKGIGNGFPLGAVVARKEIGDAMAGKFMFHTYGANPTSCAAGRAVLQVIREERTQENARKVGDALLARLKDLQQKHKAIGDVRGRGLMLAIEMVKDRKTKEPDADVTAAVFEKCREQGLILSKSGPNRSVLRMVPPMCLAMSDVDAVADGIDNAFSSLA from the coding sequence ATGACCGGACATCCCCTGCACACCGACTGGTCACTCGCCGGAACCGCGGAGCGCCGCACGCGCTACTATGCGGCCTCGCAGCAGAAGTTCGTGCCATTCAAGGACCCGCTCGTCTTCACCAAGGGTTCCATGCAGTACCTGTGGGATTCCGAAGGCAAGAAATACACCGATCTTCTCGGCATGAATGTCTGCGTATCGGTCGGACACGCCCATCCCACCGTGGTGAAGGCGGCGATGGAGCAGGCGCAGGCTCTCACGCACTGCACGACAATGTTCTACCATCCCGTCCCTGCGCACTTCGCTGAAGAACTGGCGGCGACCATGCCCAAGGGCCAGGACTGGGTGGTGCACTTCACCAATTCGGGATCGGAAGCGATTGACCTCGCCATGGTCATGGCGCGCACCTACACGGGCCATCTCGACCTGCTGGCGTTGCGCACCGCCTATCACGGCCCCACCTCGGCGGCGCAATCGATCACCGGCATTGCGGCCTTCCGCCACCCCGGCATGCCGGGGAACGTGGCGTTTGTCGCCGAACCCAATCAGTATCGCGGCGAATTCGGCCCCGGTGCCGCGCCCTACCTCGACGATATCGAGCGGGCCATTGCCACGGCCACCACAGGCAAGGTCGCAGGCATCTTCGTGGAGAGCGTGCAGGGTTACGGCGGCATCGTCGAAATGCCCAAGGGCTACATGTCGGGTGCCGCCGAACGCGTGCGCGCGGCGGGCGGGCTTTACATCGCCGATGAAGTGCAATCCGGCTTCGGCCGCACGGGCGACCACATGTGGGGCTTCGAGGTGGATGGCGTCATCCCCGATATCGTGGTGATGGCGAAAGGCATTGGCAATGGCTTTCCGCTCGGCGCCGTTGTGGCGCGCAAGGAGATCGGTGACGCCATGGCCGGCAAGTTCATGTTCCACACGTACGGTGCAAATCCCACAAGCTGTGCCGCCGGCCGCGCTGTGCTGCAGGTGATCCGCGAAGAGCGCACACAGGAAAATGCCCGCAAGGTGGGCGACGCCCTGCTGGCGCGCCTCAAGGACCTGCAGCAGAAGCACAAGGCGATCGGCGACGTGCGCGGGCGAGGATTGATGCTCGCCATCGAAATGGTGAAGGACCGCAAGACCAAGGAACCGGATGCGGACGTGACGGCGGCCGTCTTCGAGAAATGCCGCGAACAGGGTCTGATCCTGTCGAAGTCCGGGCCCAACCGGTCGGTGCTGCGCATGGTGCCTCCCATGTGCCTTGCCATGTCCGACGTGGACGCCGTGGCGGACGGCATCGACAATGCCTTCTCGAGTCTCGCATGA
- a CDS encoding sugar ABC transporter ATP-binding protein gives MRDISIAFGGIKAVDHATVDLYPGEVVGLLGHNGAGKSTLIKVLSGAYKRDAGQIFIEGQEVNIDNPRDAKALGIETIYQTLALADNVDAAANLYLGRELKTNFGTLDDVAMEAECRKVMQRLNPNFRRFKEPVSKLSGGQRQSVAIARAIHFNARILIMDEPTAALGPAETAQVGELIKQLKAEGIGIFLISHDLHDVFDLADRVTVMKNGKVVGTARTSDVNHDDVLGMIIAGKCPPGAMPGPGAMRDAA, from the coding sequence ATGCGCGACATCTCGATTGCCTTCGGCGGCATCAAGGCCGTCGATCATGCCACCGTCGATCTCTATCCCGGCGAAGTGGTGGGCCTGCTCGGCCACAACGGTGCCGGCAAGTCGACGCTGATCAAGGTGCTCTCGGGCGCCTACAAGCGCGACGCGGGCCAGATCTTCATCGAAGGCCAGGAAGTGAACATCGACAACCCGCGCGACGCCAAGGCGCTGGGGATCGAAACGATCTACCAGACGCTGGCCCTCGCCGACAACGTGGACGCCGCCGCCAATCTCTATCTCGGCCGCGAACTGAAGACGAACTTCGGCACGCTCGATGACGTCGCCATGGAGGCGGAGTGCCGCAAGGTGATGCAACGCCTCAACCCGAACTTCCGCCGCTTCAAGGAGCCCGTTTCCAAGCTCTCGGGCGGCCAGCGGCAGTCTGTGGCCATCGCCCGCGCCATTCACTTCAATGCCCGCATCCTCATCATGGACGAGCCGACGGCGGCGCTGGGCCCGGCCGAAACGGCGCAGGTGGGCGAACTCATCAAGCAGTTGAAGGCCGAGGGCATCGGCATCTTCCTCATCAGCCACGACCTGCATGACGTCTTCGATCTTGCCGACCGCGTGACGGTGATGAAGAACGGCAAGGTGGTGGGAACGGCGCGCACCAGCGACGTGAACCACGACGATGTGCTCGGCATGATCATCGCCGGCAAGTGCCCGCCCGGGGCCATGCCGGGTCCCGGCGCCATGCGCGACGCCGCGTGA
- a CDS encoding GcvT family protein, with product MSELQVVIIGGGAMGVSLLYHLAKNGWKDIVLVEKNDLTHGSTWHAAGLCTHFAHNATIQELRATSVRLYRDILPQETGQSCGFHRSGAMRVTRNPDRMDEFAHVVGLSEFTGYHLQLVTPERIAELHPLAQLDGLIGGIYEPDDGHVDPTLATNAMAQVAQSHGAAIQRYNPVQSIRRENGTWIVETAKGTLRAKHIVNAAGTWGFEVGRMMGVNVPSVPVLHQYLVTDGIPAIQQRIADGKGELPIIRDPEESWYCRQERDGFILGPYEKEAQVWSVDGVPPAFGAELMPPDLDRVEHIIEAAMARVPALATGGVKTVINGPITFTPDANPLIGPAHGVENAWLLTGSSMGVMEGGGAGRFLAHWMTHGAPPMDALAVDPRRFGAWAGRDYRVAKAVECFGLQFGVHYPFEERRVGRDLHHSPLHDHMLARGAVMGFAHGTERPNWFSDKPGDVAHESFRRTNWFDAVAREVDAAANRVALADLSVFSKFDVTGTDTFPFLNALGANRPPRPGRIGLTHVLTPAGGVASEFTVTVLSAQHAYLTSAAASEEMDLDLLNSRAAPFDVTVRNITRERTIIGVMGPHARMLLAKLTSADLGAGFPWLTAQEIDVAERHVIALRVSYVGELGWELHMARNDAVAIFDALEAAGRPLGLGFYGAYAAQSMRLEKGYRAWGADLTTERTPLETGLDSFVKTEGRLFTGRDAMLAKAQPWAMVLLDIDTSDVDPFYAHAVFADGRPVGIVTSGAFGHRTRKTLALAFLREPGLREGLQVKILGKMRAARILDVPPYDPTNERLKA from the coding sequence GTGAGCGAACTGCAAGTTGTCATCATCGGCGGCGGGGCGATGGGCGTATCGCTCCTCTACCATCTCGCAAAGAACGGCTGGAAAGATATTGTTCTTGTTGAAAAAAATGACCTGACGCACGGCTCCACCTGGCATGCGGCGGGGCTGTGCACACACTTCGCGCACAACGCCACCATCCAGGAACTGCGGGCCACTTCGGTGCGCCTCTATCGCGACATTCTTCCGCAGGAGACGGGGCAGTCGTGCGGTTTTCACCGCTCAGGCGCCATGCGCGTCACCCGCAATCCCGATCGCATGGATGAGTTCGCGCACGTCGTGGGCCTTTCGGAATTCACCGGCTACCACTTGCAACTGGTGACGCCGGAACGGATTGCCGAACTGCACCCGCTGGCGCAACTCGACGGTCTCATCGGCGGCATCTACGAACCGGATGATGGTCATGTGGACCCGACGCTTGCGACCAATGCCATGGCGCAGGTGGCGCAGAGTCATGGCGCGGCGATCCAGCGCTACAATCCGGTGCAGTCCATCCGCCGTGAGAACGGCACATGGATTGTCGAGACCGCGAAGGGCACGCTGCGCGCGAAGCACATCGTCAATGCCGCCGGCACATGGGGCTTTGAAGTGGGCCGCATGATGGGCGTCAATGTGCCGTCGGTCCCGGTGCTGCATCAATATCTGGTGACAGACGGCATTCCCGCCATCCAGCAGCGCATCGCAGACGGCAAGGGCGAACTCCCGATCATTCGCGATCCGGAAGAAAGCTGGTATTGTCGGCAGGAGCGTGACGGCTTCATTCTCGGTCCTTACGAGAAGGAAGCCCAGGTATGGTCTGTCGATGGCGTGCCGCCAGCTTTCGGCGCGGAACTCATGCCGCCAGACCTTGATCGCGTCGAACACATCATCGAGGCTGCAATGGCGCGCGTGCCAGCACTTGCCACAGGCGGGGTGAAGACGGTGATCAATGGGCCCATCACCTTCACGCCTGACGCCAATCCGCTCATCGGGCCAGCGCATGGTGTGGAGAATGCGTGGTTGCTCACCGGCTCTTCCATGGGCGTGATGGAAGGCGGCGGGGCGGGCAGGTTCCTTGCACACTGGATGACCCATGGTGCGCCGCCGATGGATGCGCTGGCAGTCGATCCGCGCCGCTTCGGTGCCTGGGCCGGCCGAGACTACCGCGTGGCAAAGGCGGTGGAATGCTTCGGCCTGCAGTTTGGCGTGCACTATCCCTTCGAGGAGCGACGCGTGGGACGCGACTTGCATCACTCGCCCCTGCATGATCACATGCTGGCGCGGGGCGCCGTGATGGGATTTGCCCATGGCACGGAGCGGCCCAACTGGTTCTCGGACAAGCCCGGCGATGTGGCGCACGAGAGTTTCCGGCGCACCAACTGGTTTGATGCCGTGGCGCGCGAGGTGGATGCGGCGGCCAACCGGGTGGCGCTGGCAGACCTCTCGGTCTTCTCCAAGTTCGACGTGACAGGCACGGATACCTTTCCCTTTCTCAACGCCCTCGGTGCCAACCGTCCGCCAAGGCCGGGGCGCATCGGCCTCACCCATGTGTTGACGCCGGCGGGCGGCGTGGCCTCGGAGTTCACCGTCACCGTGCTTTCGGCGCAGCACGCCTATCTCACCTCCGCTGCGGCATCGGAGGAGATGGACCTGGATTTGCTCAATTCGCGCGCGGCTCCTTTCGACGTCACGGTGCGCAACATCACGCGGGAGCGCACCATCATCGGGGTGATGGGACCGCATGCACGGATGCTGCTAGCCAAGCTCACATCAGCCGATCTCGGCGCGGGTTTCCCGTGGCTGACGGCACAGGAAATCGACGTGGCGGAACGCCACGTGATTGCACTGCGGGTGTCCTACGTCGGTGAACTGGGCTGGGAACTGCACATGGCGCGCAACGATGCGGTCGCCATTTTCGATGCACTTGAGGCGGCCGGAAGGCCGCTCGGCCTCGGCTTCTATGGTGCCTACGCCGCGCAATCGATGCGCCTTGAAAAAGGATACCGCGCCTGGGGTGCGGACCTCACCACGGAACGCACGCCGCTGGAGACAGGTCTCGACAGCTTCGTGAAAACAGAAGGGCGCCTCTTCACCGGCCGTGATGCCATGCTGGCGAAGGCGCAGCCGTGGGCCATGGTATTGCTGGACATCGACACCTCGGATGTGGACCCCTTCTATGCACACGCTGTGTTTGCAGACGGCAGGCCCGTCGGCATCGTGACGTCGGGTGCCTTTGGGCACCGGACCAGGAAAACGCTCGCACTGGCCTTTTTGCGTGAACCGGGATTGCGCGAAGGGTTGCAGGTGAAAATCCTGGGCAAGATGCGGGCCGCCCGGATTCTCGACGTGCCACCTTATGATCCCACGAACGAGCGCCTGAAGGCATAG
- a CDS encoding LysR family transcriptional regulator, translated as MKKTKIKSTIHSGSNLLKAMEVFEAVAESGQMTAAARMLGLTQSAASQHIAALEKAYGVTLIDRSVRPSRLTQAGTLLHRHAARILNVVGDLEMDMRQQGPTPISVLRLGILASIATTLTPGLVALAKKGFGVRDVTLHAGQSGDHETLLRTKRADLAITSNPFYDMEGLERHAVLQESFLLVLPSAYRGPADSLEAVQRRLPLIRFADSTSVGRQVTQHLRRLRINPQQVIQADRSSMVTACVCNNMGFTLLTPTLLIDGFVERMPLRVMPLPAARLTRTITVVSRERELGNFPAQVAKLARRTLADHIARHMKDVGSDALNVEPDVA; from the coding sequence ATGAAGAAAACCAAGATCAAGAGTACGATACATTCCGGTTCAAACCTCCTGAAGGCCATGGAAGTCTTCGAAGCCGTGGCCGAGTCCGGCCAGATGACGGCCGCAGCCCGAATGCTGGGCCTCACCCAATCTGCGGCCTCCCAGCACATCGCAGCACTTGAGAAGGCCTATGGCGTGACGTTGATCGACCGCAGCGTCCGCCCCTCGCGCCTCACGCAGGCGGGCACGCTGCTGCACCGCCATGCCGCGCGCATCCTCAACGTTGTCGGCGATCTTGAAATGGATATGCGCCAGCAAGGCCCGACCCCGATCAGCGTGTTGCGCCTCGGCATTCTCGCCTCCATCGCCACCACCCTCACGCCCGGACTCGTGGCGCTGGCGAAAAAGGGCTTCGGCGTGCGCGACGTGACGCTGCACGCGGGCCAGAGCGGCGACCACGAAACGCTGCTGCGCACCAAGCGCGCCGACCTGGCCATCACCTCCAATCCCTTCTACGACATGGAAGGGTTGGAGCGTCACGCGGTGCTGCAGGAATCATTCCTGCTTGTCCTGCCGTCGGCCTATCGCGGACCGGCGGACAGCCTTGAGGCCGTCCAGCGCCGCCTTCCGCTGATCCGTTTCGCAGACTCGACCAGTGTTGGCCGCCAGGTGACGCAGCATCTCCGCCGCCTGCGCATCAACCCGCAACAGGTGATCCAGGCGGACCGCTCCAGCATGGTCACAGCCTGCGTGTGCAACAACATGGGGTTCACGCTGCTCACGCCGACGCTGCTGATTGACGGCTTCGTCGAACGCATGCCGCTTCGCGTGATGCCCCTGCCGGCGGCGCGTCTCACCCGCACCATCACCGTCGTGTCGCGCGAACGCGAACTCGGAAATTTCCCGGCGCAGGTGGCGAAACTCGCGCGCCGCACGCTCGCCGACCACATCGCGCGCCACATGAAGGATGTGGGCAGCGATGCGCTCAACGTGGAACCGGACGTGGCCTGA